The proteins below come from a single Staphylococcus sp. MI 10-1553 genomic window:
- a CDS encoding peptidoglycan recognition protein family protein, which produces MLKMFSVLSTSLTLLLMPMVFAPTTYARSLFSRPLPSSTLAQTVPTMMLMNHDEHDSPSQNSTENNAPGTETAHQDQQNRTLPPLDYPNVNQYIIEHHLPHSKIVKDPRMNTLPHLPYRYGTYMGVVIHEVGEDNRTLQQWVDRMYATYYRAFVHAFVDNNEIHLTAPSEYYVWGAGKQANPYFYQIEVVRMYTFDDFARSVNNQAWLAAYMLKQNHLTPTLADDQEGVGSVISHNAVRKYWGGTTHVDPIAYYARWGYDMHQFFDLVKYHYNHM; this is translated from the coding sequence ATGCTGAAAATGTTTTCTGTGTTATCGACGTCTCTCACATTGTTGCTCATGCCAATGGTTTTTGCCCCTACAACTTATGCCAGAAGTTTATTTTCCAGACCGTTGCCTTCTTCTACACTTGCTCAAACTGTACCAACAATGATGTTAATGAATCATGATGAGCATGACAGTCCGAGTCAAAATTCGACTGAAAACAATGCACCTGGAACTGAAACCGCTCATCAAGACCAACAGAATCGCACGTTGCCTCCTCTTGATTACCCCAATGTTAATCAATATATCATAGAACATCATCTTCCACACTCAAAAATTGTGAAAGACCCAAGAATGAATACTTTACCCCATTTACCATATCGATATGGAACTTATATGGGGGTGGTCATTCATGAAGTCGGTGAAGATAACCGGACACTTCAACAATGGGTCGATCGAATGTACGCGACATACTACAGAGCGTTTGTACATGCCTTTGTAGACAATAATGAAATTCATCTTACCGCACCATCAGAATATTACGTCTGGGGTGCAGGCAAACAAGCCAACCCCTATTTTTACCAAATTGAAGTCGTTAGAATGTACACTTTTGATGATTTTGCAAGATCGGTCAATAACCAAGCGTGGCTCGCAGCGTATATGTTAAAACAAAATCATTTAACACCAACGCTAGCTGACGATCAAGAAGGCGTAGGTTCAGTCATTAGCCACAATGCAGTCAGAAAATACTGGGGTGGTACGACACACGTTGACCCGATAGCGTATTATGCAAGATGGGGCTATGATATGCATCAATTCTTTGATTTGGTGAAATATCATTATAATCATATGTAA
- a CDS encoding type I restriction endonuclease subunit R, producing the protein MAYQSEFALENDVLKQLTQMGYEQLNIHTHDEMLQNFRAIINERHIKALNHQPLTDSEFDRLITDINGKSVFDSAVILRDKYVLKRDDETVVYLSFLDQNKWCQNKFQVTNQVSVKDTYKSRYDVTILINGLPLVQIELKRSGVAISEAFNQVERYRKQNFTGLFRYIQLFVISNKMETRYYANSDLTILKSHMFYWSNEKNERINYLKSFIEDFLEPCHLAKMISRYMIVNETDKILLALRPYQVYAVEKLIERSLETNNNGFIWHTTGSGKTLTSFKASQILSQQEGIKKVIFLVDRKDLDSQTLAEFNKFQEDSVDLTDSTRKLLKQLGDATLPLIVTTIQKMVHAIKSNHPVMNQYEHDKVIFIIDECHRSQFGDKHRLVKRHFKNAQYFGFTGTPRFEENKSQDGRATADIFDKCLHHYLIKDAIRDGNVLGFSVDYARTFDPKKDLKEEYVNKINEKEVWMAEERISKITEHIIENYAKKTRDGHYTSMLTVQSIPMAIAYYEAFKKAKEAGKHDLNVTTIFTFRPNEDSNEQEDFVHSREMLDRVMVDYNAMFGTNFNTDYFDGFFSDVSKKMKKVIPGEKIDILIVVDMFLTGFDSKKLNTLYVDKNLKYHNLIQAYSRTNRVEKETKPYGNIVCYRDLKAETDQAIEIFSQTDNTDTVLSGSFEEYLDDFKEVLKQLFALVITPADVDKLDREDDQKEFVLIFRALASLLLKLKTFEEFEFTQEQVGISEQTFEDYKSKYLNLYEKVVKSNKEETEGVSILGDIDFKVEILRNDLINVQYIMNLIGQIELQDKAEQNRNRKQIHQLLDRADDEQLRLKADLIRQFLDKVVPTLKEGTDVNEAYYQYEEAEKYKEIEAFAEDKAYPSQLLGHIIEEYEYSGSINKNTIDKGLENQDGFLAKTKTANKIKSFVMETVQKYGSTE; encoded by the coding sequence ATGGCATATCAAAGTGAATTTGCGTTAGAAAACGATGTATTAAAACAGTTAACTCAGATGGGGTATGAACAATTAAATATTCATACACACGATGAAATGTTACAAAATTTTAGAGCAATCATTAATGAACGTCATATAAAAGCACTTAATCATCAGCCATTAACTGATAGTGAGTTTGATCGCTTAATTACAGATATTAATGGCAAGTCTGTGTTTGATAGTGCAGTTATTTTAAGGGATAAGTATGTACTCAAACGAGACGATGAAACGGTTGTTTATTTAAGTTTCCTTGATCAAAATAAATGGTGCCAAAATAAATTTCAAGTCACAAATCAAGTGAGTGTGAAAGATACTTATAAAAGTCGATATGATGTGACAATTTTGATTAATGGTTTGCCGTTAGTTCAAATCGAACTTAAACGTAGTGGTGTGGCTATTTCGGAGGCATTTAATCAAGTGGAGCGTTATCGTAAGCAAAATTTTACAGGTTTATTTAGATATATCCAACTGTTTGTGATTAGTAACAAGATGGAAACGCGCTACTATGCGAATAGTGATTTAACAATATTGAAGAGTCATATGTTCTACTGGAGTAATGAAAAAAATGAGCGGATTAACTATTTAAAAAGTTTTATCGAGGACTTTTTAGAGCCGTGCCATCTCGCTAAAATGATTAGTCGTTATATGATTGTTAATGAGACGGATAAAATTTTGCTGGCTCTACGTCCATATCAAGTGTATGCAGTAGAAAAATTGATAGAGCGTTCGCTTGAAACCAATAACAATGGTTTTATTTGGCATACGACAGGAAGCGGAAAAACGTTAACTTCTTTTAAAGCAAGTCAAATCTTGTCACAACAAGAAGGCATTAAGAAAGTGATCTTTTTAGTAGACCGAAAAGATTTAGATAGTCAAACCCTAGCCGAATTTAACAAGTTCCAAGAAGATTCTGTTGACTTAACAGACAGTACGCGTAAATTGTTAAAGCAACTAGGAGACGCCACGTTACCTTTAATCGTGACAACTATTCAAAAAATGGTCCATGCGATTAAATCGAATCATCCGGTCATGAACCAGTACGAGCATGACAAAGTGATCTTTATTATTGATGAATGTCACCGAAGCCAATTTGGCGACAAGCATCGCTTAGTTAAGCGACATTTTAAAAATGCACAATACTTTGGTTTTACTGGCACACCTCGTTTTGAGGAGAATAAGAGTCAAGATGGGCGTGCCACTGCGGACATCTTTGACAAATGTTTACATCATTACTTAATTAAAGATGCGATAAGAGATGGTAATGTTCTGGGCTTTTCTGTAGATTATGCACGCACCTTCGACCCTAAAAAAGACTTAAAAGAAGAATATGTCAATAAAATCAATGAAAAAGAAGTGTGGATGGCTGAAGAAAGAATCAGTAAAATTACAGAGCATATCATTGAAAACTATGCTAAGAAAACGAGAGATGGTCATTATACTTCAATGCTAACGGTACAAAGTATCCCAATGGCAATCGCTTATTACGAAGCCTTTAAAAAAGCGAAAGAAGCAGGCAAGCATGATTTAAATGTCACAACAATTTTTACATTTCGTCCCAACGAGGATTCAAATGAACAAGAAGATTTTGTACATTCAAGAGAAATGTTAGATCGCGTCATGGTAGACTATAATGCAATGTTTGGGACAAACTTTAATACGGATTATTTTGATGGCTTTTTCTCTGATGTCTCTAAAAAGATGAAGAAAGTGATACCTGGAGAAAAAATAGACATTCTTATCGTTGTTGACATGTTTTTAACAGGATTTGATAGTAAAAAATTGAATACGCTTTATGTTGATAAAAACCTAAAATATCACAATTTGATTCAAGCTTATTCAAGAACGAATCGTGTTGAAAAAGAAACAAAACCTTATGGGAATATTGTATGTTATCGTGACTTGAAAGCTGAAACAGATCAAGCGATAGAAATTTTTTCACAAACTGACAATACCGATACTGTACTGAGTGGTTCATTTGAAGAATATTTAGATGACTTTAAAGAAGTATTGAAACAATTATTTGCGCTTGTCATCACACCAGCTGATGTAGACAAGTTAGATCGAGAAGATGACCAAAAAGAGTTTGTATTGATATTTAGAGCGTTGGCAAGCTTGTTGTTAAAGTTAAAAACGTTTGAAGAATTTGAATTTACACAAGAACAAGTGGGAATTAGTGAACAAACCTTTGAAGATTATAAGAGTAAATATTTAAATTTGTATGAAAAAGTAGTAAAAAGCAACAAAGAAGAGACAGAGGGTGTCTCTATTCTTGGAGATATTGACTTTAAGGTAGAAATTCTCAGAAATGATTTAATCAATGTGCAATATATTATGAACTTAATCGGTCAAATTGAGCTTCAAGATAAGGCTGAACAAAATCGTAATCGTAAACAAATTCACCAACTATTGGATCGTGCAGATGATGAACAATTAAGACTAAAAGCGGACTTAATCCGTCAATTCTTAGACAAAGTCGTTCCAACACTAAAAGAAGGCACGGATGTGAATGAGGCTTACTATCAATATGAAGAAGCAGAAAAGTATAAAGAAATTGAAGCATTTGCGGAAGATAAAGCCTATCCTTCTCAATTGTTAGGTCACATTATCGAAGAGTATGAATATAGTGGAAGCATTAATAAAAATACCATTGATAAAGGCTTGGAAAATCAAGATGGATTTTTAGCAAAAACGAAAACAGCAAATAAAATCAAGAGCTTCGTCATGGAAACCGTACAAAAATACGGCAGTACAGAATAA
- a CDS encoding restriction endonuclease subunit S gives MSAINPLIRYHSGTILNRLNPVDEAFGTPIMIYDQNMMDTDLGKYRIEQTEPKTITLKEDHNAKCITAGQIVFNMITGESVIVSSKYSGAILPYNYTHIEVDREKVYPRYLVYWLNHSPKALKQIKLYQQGGSMIKKMTHKQLQALEIPLPSMEQQKQIGDLAHSRLRLKYLKAKREHLMDTYLTAILFREER, from the coding sequence ATGAGCGCGATTAATCCATTAATTAGATACCATAGCGGGACAATTCTCAACCGCTTAAACCCTGTTGATGAGGCGTTTGGAACACCTATAATGATTTATGACCAAAACATGATGGACACGGATTTAGGTAAGTATCGCATTGAACAAACGGAACCGAAAACAATCACATTGAAAGAAGATCATAATGCCAAATGTATTACGGCAGGGCAAATCGTTTTTAATATGATTACGGGTGAAAGCGTTATTGTGAGCTCAAAGTATTCAGGGGCAATCTTACCGTATAACTATACACATATTGAAGTAGATAGAGAAAAAGTATATCCACGCTATCTCGTGTATTGGTTAAATCATTCACCGAAAGCCTTGAAACAAATCAAGCTTTATCAACAAGGTGGCAGTATGATTAAGAAAATGACGCATAAGCAGTTACAAGCGCTAGAAATCCCATTACCTAGCATGGAACAACAAAAGCAAATTGGTGATTTAGCACACAGCAGATTGAGATTAAAATATCTAAAAGCGAAAAGAGAACATCTTATGGATACGTATTTAACAGCGATTTTATTTAGGGAGGAACGTTAA
- a CDS encoding type I restriction-modification system subunit M, which translates to MSITEKQRQQQAELQKKLWSIANDLRGNMDASEFRNYILGLIFYRFLSEKTEVQVDILFEGENTTYEQAWQNEDYKEALEAELLERIGYVIEPQDLFSTLIKKIENQTFEIEDLHKAISKIETSTRGQESEDDFDHLFDDMDLNASRLGNTNAERTKLISKVMMNLSTLPFVHSDIEIDMLGDAYEYLIGQFAATAGKKAGEFYTPQQVSKILAKIVTANKQDLKNVYDPTCGSGSLLLRVGREANVRHYYGQEYNSTTFNLARMNMLLHDVNYSHFSIENGDTLEHPAVLEEKFEAVVANPPYSAKWSADPSFLDDERFSNYGKLAPKSKADFAFIQHMIYHLDDNGTMAVVLPHGVLFRGAAEGIIRKYLIEEKNYLDAIIGLPANLFFGTSIPTAILVFKKCREKDENVLFIDASQSFEKGKNQNHLSDEDVNKIVETYLKREDFDKYSHVATLDEIKENDYNLNIPRYVDTFEEEEPVDLEAVQQEIKAVDEEIASLEKVIAGYLKELGVVTHD; encoded by the coding sequence ATGTCAATTACGGAGAAGCAACGTCAACAGCAAGCAGAGTTACAGAAAAAATTATGGAGTATTGCAAACGATTTACGGGGGAATATGGATGCAAGCGAGTTTAGAAATTATATATTAGGTTTAATCTTTTATCGCTTTTTATCTGAAAAAACAGAAGTTCAAGTTGATATTTTATTTGAGGGAGAAAATACGACTTATGAACAAGCATGGCAAAATGAAGATTATAAAGAAGCGTTAGAAGCAGAATTATTGGAACGTATCGGTTATGTGATTGAACCACAAGACTTATTTAGCACTTTAATTAAAAAAATTGAGAATCAAACATTTGAAATAGAAGACTTACATAAAGCCATTAGTAAAATTGAAACTTCAACAAGAGGTCAAGAGAGCGAAGACGATTTCGATCATCTCTTTGATGATATGGACTTGAATGCCTCACGTTTAGGGAACACTAATGCTGAACGTACAAAATTAATTTCTAAAGTTATGATGAACTTATCTACTTTACCATTTGTGCATAGTGATATTGAGATTGATATGTTAGGGGACGCCTATGAATACTTGATTGGTCAATTTGCCGCAACAGCAGGTAAAAAGGCGGGAGAATTCTATACGCCGCAACAAGTATCTAAAATATTAGCGAAAATCGTCACTGCAAATAAACAAGACTTGAAAAATGTTTATGACCCCACTTGTGGTTCGGGCTCTTTATTATTGAGAGTGGGACGAGAAGCAAATGTAAGACATTATTATGGTCAAGAATACAACAGCACAACATTCAACCTCGCTCGAATGAACATGTTGCTACATGATGTGAACTATAGTCATTTCTCTATTGAAAATGGTGACACATTAGAACATCCTGCAGTATTGGAAGAAAAATTTGAAGCGGTTGTCGCTAATCCACCGTACAGCGCAAAATGGAGCGCAGACCCATCCTTTTTAGATGATGAGCGTTTTAGTAACTATGGTAAATTAGCACCAAAGTCAAAAGCGGACTTTGCCTTCATTCAGCATATGATTTATCACTTGGATGACAATGGTACAATGGCTGTTGTCTTGCCACACGGTGTGCTTTTCCGCGGCGCTGCAGAAGGTATAATTAGAAAGTATCTCATTGAAGAAAAAAACTATTTAGACGCAATCATTGGGTTACCAGCAAACCTCTTTTTCGGAACGAGTATCCCTACAGCGATATTAGTTTTTAAAAAATGTCGTGAAAAAGATGAAAATGTCTTATTTATTGATGCATCACAATCATTTGAAAAAGGAAAGAATCAAAACCACCTTTCAGATGAAGATGTGAATAAAATTGTCGAAACCTACTTAAAACGTGAAGACTTCGATAAATACAGCCATGTCGCTACTTTAGATGAAATTAAAGAGAATGACTATAACTTAAATATTCCAAGATATGTAGATACTTTTGAAGAGGAAGAACCTGTTGACTTAGAAGCGGTTCAGCAAGAAATCAAAGCAGTGGATGAAGAAATTGCATCTTTAGAGAAAGTGATTGCAGGTTACCTCAAAGAATTGGGAGTGGTGACGCATGACTAA
- a CDS encoding restriction endonuclease subunit S, whose amino-acid sequence MTNEPKNLPELRFPEFEKSWRIITLGEATTKIGSGKTPLGGSSVYLNNGIPFLRSQNIQYGILDLSELVYIDENTDENMKSSRTYYGDILLNITGASIGRSAVNTIKKGYANLNQHVCIIRLKEHYNYHFIGQFLISPKGQKKIFMAQSGGSREGLNFNEISKIKFSLPDELEEQQKTGDFFSKLDRQIELEEQKLALLEEQKKGYMQKIFSQELRFKDENEGDYPEWKIKKIEDIASVTKGFTPSTKNNDYWHDENRNWLSIAGMDEKYLYHGNKGITDLASQKHDKVDKNTLIMSFKLTLGKLGIVKEPMYTNEAICHFNWKSKNVNTEYVYYYLSYINISSFGSQAVKGITLNNDSINSIVIKLPSLSEQYKISDLLKKYDEFIEKQLAKIELLKERKKGFLQKMFV is encoded by the coding sequence ATGACTAATGAGCCAAAAAATTTGCCTGAATTAAGGTTTCCTGAGTTTGAGAAAAGTTGGAGAATTATAACTTTAGGTGAAGCTACAACAAAGATAGGTAGTGGGAAAACTCCATTGGGTGGTAGTTCAGTGTATCTAAACAATGGAATCCCGTTTCTTAGAAGTCAAAACATACAGTATGGAATATTAGATTTAAGCGAATTGGTTTATATTGATGAAAATACAGATGAAAATATGAAAAGTAGCAGAACCTATTATGGAGATATTTTATTGAATATTACAGGTGCTTCTATTGGTAGAAGTGCTGTGAACACAATAAAAAAAGGTTATGCTAATTTAAATCAACATGTGTGCATAATAAGGTTAAAAGAACATTACAACTATCATTTTATAGGACAGTTTTTAATATCACCAAAGGGACAAAAAAAGATATTTATGGCGCAAAGTGGTGGTAGCAGAGAAGGACTGAATTTTAATGAAATCAGTAAAATAAAGTTTAGTTTACCAGATGAGTTAGAAGAACAACAAAAAACAGGTGATTTCTTCAGTAAACTCGACCGTCAAATCGAATTAGAAGAACAAAAATTAGCATTGTTGGAAGAACAGAAAAAGGGCTATATGCAAAAGATTTTCTCCCAAGAACTCCGATTTAAAGATGAAAATGAAGGTGACTATCCTGAATGGAAGATAAAAAAAATAGAAGATATAGCTTCTGTTACAAAAGGATTTACTCCGAGTACTAAAAATAATGATTATTGGCATGATGAAAATAGAAATTGGCTTTCTATAGCCGGTATGGATGAAAAGTATTTGTATCATGGTAATAAAGGTATTACAGATTTAGCTTCTCAAAAACATGATAAAGTCGATAAAAACACGTTAATTATGAGCTTTAAATTAACATTAGGAAAATTAGGAATAGTAAAAGAACCTATGTATACAAACGAAGCTATATGCCATTTTAATTGGAAAAGTAAAAATGTTAATACAGAGTATGTATATTATTATTTAAGTTATATAAATATTAGTAGCTTTGGTTCTCAGGCTGTAAAAGGAATCACATTAAACAATGATTCTATAAATAGTATCGTAATTAAGTTACCTTCACTATCAGAACAGTATAAAATTAGCGATCTATTAAAAAAATATGATGAATTTATTGAAAAACAGTTAGCTAAAATTGAACTATTGAAAGAGAGAAAAAAAGGATTTTTACAGAAGATGTTTGTGTAA
- a CDS encoding PadR family transcriptional regulator: MSVSNQMMKGLLDGAILGLIAQGETYGYEILEKLKANQFPEISDGSIYPVLLRLSKKGYVHTTTRKSDNGGPKRKYYTISESGEKELEQFKAKWRDLNTGMNHLFGRV; encoded by the coding sequence ATGTCAGTATCGAATCAAATGATGAAGGGGCTTTTAGATGGCGCGATACTCGGTTTAATTGCGCAAGGTGAAACTTATGGTTATGAGATTTTAGAAAAGTTGAAGGCAAACCAGTTTCCTGAAATTAGTGATGGCAGTATATACCCAGTCTTATTACGACTTAGCAAAAAGGGATATGTCCATACGACGACACGAAAATCAGATAATGGTGGACCGAAACGGAAGTATTATACGATATCGGAAAGTGGAGAAAAAGAGCTTGAACAATTCAAAGCAAAGTGGCGTGATTTGAATACAGGTATGAATCATCTTTTTGGAAGGGTGTAA
- a CDS encoding YagU family protein — MTQRQIGLLFYTGIIGGLLSGIVKLGWEVMFPPRTPERNATNPPQQLLQQLGFSHDFTHQTYTFSGMSLPWVSFIVHFSFSIVIAIIYCLLVKRYAYMAMGQGAVFGIVIWGLFHLIIMPIMHTVPAPWDQPFQEHLSELFGHIVWMMTIDLVRQLFVYRYQLD, encoded by the coding sequence TTGACTCAAAGACAAATCGGTCTGTTATTTTATACTGGCATTATCGGCGGGCTGCTTTCCGGTATTGTAAAATTAGGTTGGGAAGTCATGTTTCCACCACGAACACCTGAAAGAAATGCGACGAATCCCCCTCAACAACTCTTACAACAATTAGGATTCAGTCACGATTTCACACATCAAACATATACATTCTCCGGCATGTCATTACCTTGGGTGAGCTTTATCGTTCACTTTAGTTTCTCCATTGTCATTGCCATTATTTATTGTTTGTTAGTTAAAAGGTACGCGTATATGGCAATGGGACAAGGGGCTGTCTTTGGTATTGTGATTTGGGGGTTATTCCACTTGATCATTATGCCGATTATGCATACCGTTCCTGCGCCTTGGGATCAACCCTTCCAAGAGCATCTTTCTGAATTATTCGGTCATATCGTTTGGATGATGACCATCGATCTCGTACGACAACTTTTTGTCTATCGCTATCAATTAGATTAA
- a CDS encoding DUF418 domain-containing protein has product MEPTKKRIEVLDYLRGFALLGIIFANIISIIHVTEHTGNVDIVYMKYLNILVEAKFFSIFSLLFGIGFYIFFHNAKQKDVNPYFLYLRRILILLLLGLIHQIFQPGEALFFYAIVGLPLLLFTFVDKRINLVLGLILLALGVLSGNKITFIPGLFILGYTIGQYDLHKTIYHHARALRISLLLSTIGFIISMVVLHLYYVAPSYDLVESTLSNETYVKMYETFSNLIVYTAPFISLFYVLLFVYLLKFDGVKKLLRPLKYYGQMALTNYLLNTFLIIIVGKFVTLTFAQTGLVCVAILAVQMVFSMIWLRVFRYGPIEYIWRMGTYLQVFKIKRS; this is encoded by the coding sequence ATGGAACCTACAAAAAAGAGAATTGAAGTTTTAGATTATTTAAGAGGATTTGCGTTACTTGGTATTATTTTTGCGAACATTATTTCGATTATACATGTGACTGAACATACAGGGAATGTCGACATTGTATATATGAAATATTTAAATATTTTGGTTGAAGCGAAATTCTTTTCAATCTTTTCATTATTATTTGGTATCGGCTTCTACATCTTTTTTCACAATGCGAAACAAAAAGACGTTAATCCGTACTTTCTTTACTTAAGAAGAATCCTAATCCTATTACTATTGGGTTTGATACATCAAATATTCCAACCCGGAGAAGCATTGTTTTTCTACGCGATTGTTGGTTTACCCCTTTTACTTTTTACATTTGTAGATAAGCGTATCAATCTCGTCCTTGGATTGATTTTATTGGCGTTAGGCGTTCTCAGCGGTAACAAAATCACTTTTATACCGGGACTATTTATACTGGGCTATACGATTGGGCAATATGACCTTCATAAGACGATCTACCATCATGCGAGGGCACTGCGTATTTCATTATTGTTATCTACAATAGGTTTTATTATTTCTATGGTTGTTTTACATCTTTATTATGTCGCGCCATCATATGATTTGGTGGAATCGACATTATCAAATGAGACCTATGTTAAGATGTATGAGACATTTTCGAATCTCATTGTTTACACGGCGCCTTTTATTTCTCTATTCTATGTATTATTGTTTGTCTACTTATTAAAATTTGATGGTGTGAAAAAATTATTACGCCCACTCAAATACTACGGTCAAATGGCTTTAACGAATTATTTATTGAATACATTTTTAATTATTATTGTCGGCAAATTTGTTACATTAACCTTTGCACAAACAGGGTTAGTCTGTGTCGCGATTTTAGCTGTACAAATGGTCTTTTCAATGATTTGGCTACGCGTATTTAGATACGGACCGATTGAATATATTTGGAGAATGGGGACTTATTTACAAGTCTTTAAAATCAAAAGAAGTTAA
- a CDS encoding B domain-containing protein, protein MNVFLHSIGVGSCLIASSLLVSSPTFAEENNNANATNTAEAQQNAFAEVLNLPNLNEDQRNGFIQSLKDDPSASKDVLAEAQKLNDSQAPKKDDGTTHPSDNNNDNQAGQNDNKGDQDNKGDQGNKAEDKGGKADQDHKADQAGKKDNKDMGAAKEQSGNNGMNNSGNKAMPKASTHVVKPGETLNEIAKANNTTADQIAKDNHLADKNVIMPGQELVINKPAMMNENKDAKANNEMKALPETGSESDAALFGTTLAGGLSLAFGSLLLGRSRKSN, encoded by the coding sequence TTGAACGTATTTCTTCATTCTATCGGTGTCGGATCTTGCTTAATCGCGAGTTCTTTATTAGTAAGCTCTCCTACATTTGCAGAAGAAAACAACAATGCGAATGCTACAAACACTGCTGAGGCTCAACAAAATGCTTTCGCTGAAGTATTGAATTTGCCTAATTTAAACGAGGATCAACGCAATGGTTTCATTCAAAGCCTTAAAGACGATCCTAGCGCAAGCAAAGACGTTCTTGCTGAAGCTCAAAAATTAAACGATAGCCAAGCACCTAAAAAAGACGATGGTACAACACACCCATCTGATAACAACAATGATAACCAAGCTGGACAAAACGACAACAAAGGCGATCAAGACAACAAAGGTGACCAAGGCAACAAAGCTGAAGATAAAGGCGGTAAAGCCGATCAAGATCATAAAGCTGACCAAGCTGGTAAAAAAGACAACAAAGACATGGGCGCAGCTAAAGAACAATCTGGTAACAACGGTATGAACAATTCTGGTAACAAAGCAATGCCAAAAGCTTCAACTCACGTTGTTAAACCTGGTGAAACTTTAAACGAAATCGCTAAAGCAAACAACACAACTGCTGACCAAATTGCTAAAGATAATCACTTAGCAGACAAAAATGTCATCATGCCTGGTCAAGAACTTGTGATCAACAAACCAGCAATGATGAACGAAAACAAAGATGCGAAAGCAAACAATGAAATGAAAGCTTTACCTGAAACAGGTAGCGAAAGCGATGCTGCATTATTCGGTACAACACTTGCAGGTGGATTAAGCTTAGCATTCGGTTCATTATTATTAGGCCGTAGCAGAAAATCAAACTAA